TACCCCACCTACTACtcctaacacccataccccaCCTACTACTCCTAACACCCACTACCCCACCTACCTACTCCTACACCCACTACCCCACCTACTCCTAACACCCACTACCCCACCTACTCCTACACCCACTACCCCACCTACTCCTACACCACTACCCCACCACCCCACTACtcctaacacccatacccccactatcctaacacccataccccccacTATCACATCGCTATTATGTCACTGAACTTCTGTGATACTACGTCATATTCTCACTCACTCACTCacataattatatataactatttattttacgCTAGTCttgtaaattatattctttaaacACATCTCTCTCATATCCTCTTTTATATTGGGGAACAATATTGCCACATTCATCACGGTCGCAAAAAATACTTTATGATTGTTTATGTATGTGGCAAAAACttataattgttttgaaGTTTGAATCAATTAACACTACTAGATCAGTAATTGGTTCTGATTTCAACATTAAGATCTAGCAGTATCTTGAAATCCCAACTCTCATAAATTGATGTAAAGATTCCATTCtgtcaatatattattaccCATAGATGCAGTGCAAATATTAGTTCACGTATCCTTATTTTTTTACGAGGTTAGGGAACATAAAGTTAGTATGATTGTGGTATTTGATTTGCTCtttctaatattaattacaGATTTTGTTCTGTATCATTTCaaagatatattttaaagtctttttaattataaatatctgGTTCTAATCTGTTTCCATCTTCAAACTATAACCATCAGTATGAACTTACAGTTTTTATAGAAAGTTATATGTTGttcttttctaaatttCTTGCAAGACGGTAGTAGTCGTAAGAATACAAAATAACTAAACCttgtaaattatttgaatttcgAAACAGACGTCtagaatttattttcaagaAACAAATTGGATTAACTAAGTGAAATAACGTAATTGATGTTTTGGcatataaatttttactACATATGttttacaaaagaaaatgcaAGCAAGCAAGCTTACTTAAATAAACTATAAACCATTATCACATTTTGACCATTCATAGATGTTTGTATTATCGGCATACCACAATCTAAAAGATCCATACCAATCACAATTTTTGTTTGCTTCATCACATACATATGTTTTATAATAGTCGAATAAATAATCATCATAGCCCGAATCATTAACTCCATTTGGTGCTGCatgatttgaaattacTGTTGCAGCATCATAAACACCAGAAGAAGATGTACTCAAAAGATAGTTTTCATTTCTGCAATAATCAACACTAACTTGTCCATAACATAGAGGGAATAAATTAGCCTCCCTTTTAGATAAAGTGCTGTTGGTTAAAGCAGCTTTAGCAGTGACCACACCGTTACCATAACTTTCTGATGATAAAGTAACGTTCATAATTGGTTCGCCTTTTTCTGTTCCTAAAATAACGTAACTGAGCTTTTCCATGCTATCAGTATAATGACTATGGTAATCAAGACTTGGATAGAGACCACTTTTAACACCATTAACCATGCTATTAGTCCAATGAGCATGATGAGAACTAAGCTCTCTTTTGTTTCGGAAGACACCATTTGCTGAACCAGCGGCTAAAAGTCCACCAAGAACAACTGTTCTAATTGCTGATCTTGCAGCCTGGTCACATTCGGTGCTTTGTGCTACCTCGTTCCAGCTTTCGCAAGTTTTGCAACATCTAAATAAGTCCCAAGCTGTGGATGTACCTTCATGAAAAAAGGCTCCCCATAAACttaatttgaataactTAGGATTCGAAGTGACAGCAAATGAACCGTTTCCTAAAGCTTCCGTCATTACTTGATATTCTTCTAAGTCACTGGTTTGATCATCAGCAATAGTCGGTcctaataaaataaaaaaaagaaaatccatttaattataaataacatAGTTTATGAGGTTTTTTATATGATATGTTTTTGTTTAGTTCAGTTACCTTTGAGaatcaacaacaacaataatattcttttagtaaaaaataattaaactaGGCTGTCATAAATACTTAATGGCTGAACAGGAAatgaaattcaatatcagttgagaaaataaaaaaataaaaaacatccagtttttatattaacaTGAACTGAAGAATCTATTTCTTTAAGGGACTTTATAACTGTAATTAACTGTCATTTACTAgcaaaataatttgttCACTGATGGTTgcttttttttgaatttaactCTGTAAGCACATACTGTTTATCCGCTGGTCAATTCTCATAAATggttttttttcattttacGTTATAATCTCCAAAGTTTAAACTGTTTCAACTACAACTAAAACTTCTTACTGTAACAAATATAGTCAAGATAATTACtatatttacttttttcaataaagcatttatttctttcttttaaaaattagCACAAATACGTACGAACACAGTTGATGTCATTTCCAATTATGCAGTTGGCTGCTTCACCtgaatgaaaatttattgaaggTAGATATGATTTCTAGCAACAACAAAGTGTGATAAGTGCTGCAAAAAGTGGCAAGAATTGACCTATACGAGATTAGAAAGTGAAATCATCAGAACTCAGCAGTGGTCTAATAATCTGTTGCTAGTCTATAATGTCTTGAGTTACCAGGGCTTCACCTTGTTGCAGTAGCGAACATAAGTATTTTTGGACGCGCCTATTTCTAATGAATCGGTTGTTAAAACGTAACTGATATTGTTTCACGAATTCTTCTCACTAATTGACTTTTCGTTGCGGCGTAAGAGAATTTCGAAAACGTTTCAGATTCCGGAACGCTCATTAGGATGCTCTCAGAAATCACGTCACCATATTCATAATATATAGCACTGCGAAGATCTCATTGTTGAGGTTTCGCGGCTTCTGGTTACCATGAAACCAAACGCAGAACATTAAATTTGCTTTGTGCTAAGTTGGCCACAAATATCACGCGAGGTATTTTATTTCCAGTCTGGTTTGTTCTACAGAACGATATCTTAGAACACGACCTAGACGTTAAAAATTGCAGCTTACGATTGTTGTGTTTTAAATAAGCGTTGAGAAATCTTCGTACAATTCGagttttgaatataaaagaacaaaCAATTCTGGTGATAGGCTAGAAATCGTGTTCGTAAAAATGGCGTATGGTATCCTATAGAACATTAGTAAGGCTAATGAACGCAATAGTAATGTTTAGGATGTAAAACTAGTAATAGCTCATGTCAATAATACTGAAATAGATGTATAAAATACTGGTACAAGTTCAATAGTACCATTAAGTAATCCATTAGCTAGTTATAGATAGAGGGAAATAGAGCAGACATGAACTAGTATTCGCACTGTATATattggtaataatatattgacaGAATGCAATCTTTACGTCGACATGATTTTAtgttcaataaaaaatatataattagtGATATAGAAAGTACGGATAACAGTTCACCTTGATTCTACGTCATATAGAActtaacaaaatatatgtaatattttactcGTTATAGACATTCTTCTATGTAAACTCCAATAATAGGTATATCTCTCTTGtgttaatttatatttggaTATACcttattatcaaaatatttggttgaattaaatcttgaaatcaacaattacaatatatattatactTCAAACACAACATACAAATGCTCCCttgtataaaatataaCGGCTCTCTTGAATAAGAGTATTctgtaaatttttattaatataactTCTCTTAACttatttcttattttttagAAGTAAGGACATACCAAAGTCCAAATATTGTATTTAAATCCAATTATTTTATCCCATCTGACAAACTTAATAACAGCATACCATGTCCCTTCGTGAGTTTCTCTACTACACCATGCATCCATATCACTTCTTTGTGCCTCTTCTAAGCTTAATTCAAGTCCCCATGCTATGGTGTCACGAGATGCTGTGGTATCACAATTTTTACCTGTCGTCCACGATGATACTGATATAAGGTATGTAACAGTTGTCCCATCATTCCGTTTTACGTCAACCCATTTAGTTATACTACCACATGAAGTATTCTGTGAAAATTGGAAGTTATTGTTACTTGGTAAGAAAGTGACTTGAGCTAATAATGATCCCCTTAGAACATTTAACAATACTAAATACCACGatgtttttttaactaTTGAATACAGCTTACCTTGAACATAATATCAGGTGGTCGATGATAAATTATACCAATAACCAGCTTCACAATCAGTTCTTTTTCTAATCATTGAATTGTCATTTGTAGCAATATTGTTTAGTATAATGGAGACAGAgccattattaaaaatcaatttttctGTACCTAGAATTAGAAGTAAATTTTCTACCTCGGTATCTATTTCATCGTTCATCAAGTCTCGTTTTGAGAGCGTCAagttattattctttttgttCAAAAAATCCTTTAAATCAGATAATTTAGCAGTAACACCCATGCAATCACTGTCTGACATAAATGTTTCATTAACTCCTGGCATCATACCAAAACTGAATACGGTATTCCCTGTGTAAGATTACCCCATTTTTAATCTTGTTCAGGATTACTATTGTTAGAAATTTTTGCATTCGGAACATAATTATCAAAACCAGTTGCACGACAGAGTGAATTAGAAACCAATAACAGGAAGAGATCAGTTTTGTTTGTAAAGATATATtgtaattcattatttatgaatttttatGCAGTTttactgaaaaattatataaaacattaaagaaacaatttgattaaaaccgatttttataaattcaGGAGCtctattgttattattcttaaaattttcaagctttttatacttttcatttttaatatgttggatatattctttcatttcaaaaattcaaatatttaagaACATTATTTTACTTCAGATACTTTCATCtctattaaaattttttggttAGGgcattaatatttcatttttaaatggtGCTGTTACAAACAACATTATAAATTCTGAACACATGTGCCAATTGGTAAACTTATGATAcctgaattattaaatgatacTCAAATAAAACTTCTTCCACattcaaagaagaattcTCTTAAGTAATACTTCTGCTTGTTACTATCTGGGTCGTATTCTGAAATATCATTCTGTCAGACAAATACTAAAATGGACTCTTAAATTTGTACTATATAAAACGACACCGAACATcctaaaatattaaagtaCAGAAGGTATTACGATGTATGTAAGCAATAGtatgaaaattatatttataaagtGTATAAGAAATCGAGCAGATGTGAACTAGTGTTCGCACTGTATATATCGGTAATATATTTGACTAAATGGAATATGTATGTTGGTTGCAGCAACAAGTTGAAAACCTAATGccagaaaaatattatccaTTTATAGCATTACTAGTTCTGAGTTCTAATggttttcaatattttaatattactaTGGATCCTCGTATGAGGACAAATTTCATCAGATTTTTACACTAAATACTTATTACTATCCATACAGTTGTCggaaattatatttgatacCAACCAACCATATAATgacaaatattaaaaaatgcaTAATTAGTAAAGTATCAGTATAATGCCTGTAAGGATTTGATACAGATCATAGAGCTGTTAGGTTTCGAAATATTTCAAGTATATACAGGCATGGACCGTTTATACATATCTCACAAGTTTCGATAGGTTAGATTGAATCAAAAAAGTTTCCTATAATTGATATTCGTTACTGCGgcaaaaatatacataatatatttattaatagtttGAGGTGATAACTATCCTCAACTTCTTAACAATAAGTTGCTCTGGTACTGTGAACGTATCGTTAATAATTACATATATCTGCTTCTCATAGGTAATTTATCAAACGAATACACCATCGCAGCGGATAGAGaagtttgaaaaatttttcaaattttaaagatcATGTGAGAAAATTTCAGAACACCAAACTTATTTTTGCTACAAGACTTTTTCGCTTCTGATTACCACATAAATAACTGCATAACATTATGTTCGCGTTACTCTTCATTACCGAATAATGCAGGAGCTTTGTTTACAAATAAGTAAAGTTGCTCTGACATTTTCAGAGTAAAATGCGTGaggtattttattttcaattacaattaaCAATGCCCATTGGACAAAGTACTTCTTAACTTTGGCATTACTAACTGGGAAGTCTAACAAAGgtataattaatttttttggtcAATTGATGCAACCAATTATGCAGTTACTCTTTTAGAAAGTAAGCTTAGCCGCAAGGTTGATGTGCATATATTCTAAGAGTTTTTTAGTTTCTTGCAACcacattttatttttattaagatattatttaaaacaagCATTTCAGTACCGATATCACATAGTAAGTTCACATTCAATAAGACGATGTTTTAAATGTTAATGTTGTGTTCCTTTTTTGTTAGTAAACTGTACATAAGAATTCCATATACGTTCtgtacatatatatttgaaacCCTAATAATCAGtgaaatgaatattaaCTTACAAGGTATAGGCTTTAAGAGAAGCTACAGAGATGATAATTTCTTGAGTTAGGGCTTCGAACTATTGTTGTATTAGATATTAGTACTTCACTAATGGCAATAAATTCCAACCGAAGTCACGTGTTGTAGAAGCTACATTTTTATCACAGAAACGCCCGTTGCGAAACTTTTCGCGCAGTGCAGCCACAGCATAAAAAGTGTTCAGTTTTGAAGCGAGCGTCTGAGGTCTCAGATATCTGCGTACAATGATCCTTCATGACCCAACAAGAATTGCTATTTCTTGAGGTTCTCTCAGCCATTTGTCACCATAGTAGGTTGgacaaaatttttattcgTAAGTAAATATCATACACAGCATAGGATGCAGACGCCCTTGTTACCTGGTCACTGAGTGAGTAACAACATACGCAGAAGGACAACGACCTGATAGAGATATTCAGCGGATTTCCgttaatataatattatcaatgcATACAGTGCAAATACTACTTCATTTCTACTCGGTTCTGTTCTGTATATAAGTAAATAATGCATTACGCAATACTACTATTGAACATGTACCAGTCTTTTACGTTTATGGCTCTGTGAGAACTACATAACATATTGCTATTCCAGCTAATAGCCTTactaatattatataatatagaCCACGCCGTATACCGCCCTGAAGGATATCTCAAAACACGATCTAATCGTTAACAGTGttagatatatattgtagaattataaatcaattggATTTTCCTGCACATACCTCTAAAATTGTTGAGTACCTCGTTTATGGTACATTTCTGTCTTTAACTGAGAACAAACCTTTATTAACTGTGCTCAGGGTATCTAAGGGTATAACTCTCCTTATCCGAAACAATACTATGCATTAAGAGTCTGTTGTAAGTATAAAGTATCGTACaaccaaatatttaatatcaatttcaatgtcAGTCAACGACAGAGGCATTGAAGCACTCAATTTCGTTAACGCTAAAAAGTAATAAATAGCCTTGCTCGAAGATTACTGACAATATTCGGACGCTCGCTTCGAAATTCGAAATTTTCTCGGGCTCTCTTCTTTGGTGCAGGAAATACGGTTTCTAAAAATGCTATTTCGCAGAGGGCAATAGATGAAAAACAGTTGCAACCAAAAATTGTCATGTTCCTTACAACCACAAATTGAAGCCTTATTAGTCTTTTTAGCAAGATAAATGTATCTGAGTCCACTGAGACATGTATGGAACCTCAGAAATTCTTTCCAGATTGTTTTGCAATTCGTTTGATCAAACGATTATATTATTCCAGAAGAACATCATGCAAGAACATCTCCCATGAATTTACTGAAGAAAGCAAATTAATGACTGAAAAGTTGGTATCAATTCTACAATATTTTACGATATAAGTTCTTGTATATTTACGGAAGTTCACATGTTACTTTTCGCTGGAGATAGCTGATGgttgataaaaaaataagaaacaaGAAATCAAGATACCATAAAATGAAGTTGagtaatatttttggaattttaGTCACGCTCCTAGTTTGTGTCTCAGGGTCATTTCCATACTATGATCAATTTGCTTTAACTACTACATCATgtttatatcaatattttgatgTTGAGGACCCagttaaatataaaattgcaTGGTGGGGTTCATTTCTAGCGTCCCCAGGAGGACCAATTAGATGGATTGAAAAGATGCAAGATACTTGTGACGCTTGTAAAGCTGACCATAAAGATCCTGAAAATACTGATTGTGAAGATggaatatttgatttagtCACAGGTGCCATTCAAAATGTTGTTACTGGGACAATGGGTTGGAATAGTGGATTAAGACTTAATAATGCATTGTTTGACGGTCACcttaataaaagaaattttgttttactTGCAGCAGTACTAATAGTCTGGGTAGCATATATATGGGATTAACTTCTGTATACATTAAAAATGGTGCTGTGCTGGTTCACAGCAAAAATGCGCGATTGGAAACAAAATATAGTGAATGAAACAATAACTTTATTGTGCAAGtatacaataaattttctacGTATACTTATGATAGTAGCAAAGATTAAAGAACAAACTACGTGGTACAGTTTTACTTGAATCTTTTACTGATCCTCtgaaaattgataaaaagaACGGCGAAAAAGGTATATCTTCTAAGTGAGGGGTAGTTAAGTACTGGTTACTGTGCTAACCAATAGAAAAGGAAGGCGTTTGTAGAAGCAAAGAATTACAGGCTCAAATCTGAGAACTCATTCGAAATGATGAGACTGGAAGTTAACaaatagattttttaaaacGATATACGTTTCAAGAAGATGGTAAAGATCAAAGTTATGAACTATCGCTGCGTATGTTCTATGCAGAGAAAACTGTTATTGTAACTTGGTTATCCTATCGCACAACCCATTAAAAGTATTACAGTCTAGTTTATCTTCTGTGGTATTGTTTTTGTAAGAAATGGCATgattgttaatatttgcATCAATTCATATGATAACAACCATGACATGAGTGTATGGAAAGTTGTTTCTGTAGAcctaaatatttcatttcatcaaaataaatattagtCTCAACATTTACAGTAAAAATACTGGTTCGCTTTTTACTCCATTTCATATGTAGGCCTTTGGAAAATATGATGTCTAAAATTTGTCTcacataataatattacagAACACAATCTGGACGTTAACAAACATTGGACCCACTAACCTTCTTAATATTACATAATATAGGTTAATTAATTTCTCTCACAAAATGGTATATTAAAATACCACCTAAATGTTGacataaaaataatatgaaaatgcgtcaaaaatataataaacatGTTGAATAATTATCATTCACCAATTTAACAACACACATTTTGTACTAATATATCCTTATCTTATCTAGTCCGCTAAAAAATTACCGACTATCTATCGGTtgatatttcttcattCATATACTTGGAactaaaacaaaattttgaCACGGTATATCCCAGCTTggtttaatataataattgttttcCTTCCATCTTTTAATTCTCACATCAGCATACCATTCATCCTTGTGTGTTGCCGAAAAACACATCGACGTCCCATGCCTGCGTAATTTCCTTAATGGCTATAGAACAAAAGCCATTTATAACGTTCTTTTGTCATTGTAGTATCACAGTTTTTATCGGATGTCCATGGGGCCCGGCCAACCCATAATTTGTACTATTCACCATCACTAGCCTCACAATCAAACCATATATCTCCTCCTCTGCAGGTATGTTTGATCgaaaatgtatataataCATCATCTTTATCTATGTCTAAAGCTATGTTTctaaaaaaaatcatcaaCCTAATGATCATGAAATTCCAGCTTTTAATAACgttattcaaataatagGTTGTATACTCTCTTAATTTAGCTAAAATATCGTTTTTCAGCAGATGCTTATCTCTTGATAGTATGGCTAATACTCCTTCGACGGTATAATTTGCATCATAATCACGTTTAACAGCACTTGGATCACGCTCATTAGAATGTGGGAAATTAAGAACATCTACAAATCGCTTTATACCGTCCAAATCATAAACTGTATCGGTGTAATTTAGCTCTCTGATAATGGTTTCATTATCACCATAGTATTGTTGTAAAATACTAGCAGGTACGCCCACAGCTAACGGACCACTACTTAATCTGGATTCATCAAACCAATTTTCAGATGGCTGTGCAAAAAGGGTGCCAAATCAGCGTGAGTATCGTTACTGACTATAGCAAGCACCTTTGCTAACAAAGACTTACAATATAAATGTACCATGAAACGTTCATTCTTATGTATTTGCCGTTGGAGTGTCTCAAGTTCTAGttgaattataaaatacaaaatttaGCAATGAAGAACTGAATATATGCTGCATCATTTCCAAGCAAGACTCTactttatcaaataatgcAGAATTATATTCACATATTGATTTACGATCGCTATAATACTTAAATGgtaattatatatcttttcaATAAACCCCTTTACTGAGGGATTGCTGCAATTAAAGTTAAGTGACTCGggtaataaataatataagcTTCTTACGAGaacattaattaatttcCATCATTGCCATTCCATTATGATGAAACACttattataaaaagaatTCTGATTTCAGTCTAATATACTAttacttttatatttttgttaatgATTGACTTAAATCGACATATATCCatgattattaaattaGTATCAAgaattttgtttttaacTCGTTAGagtaatttattttataatttgagGAATTCTTTTCCAATTTAAACAAATCTTAGACGTGTTTGATTATTTACATCTTAATATTATGTGTTTAAGAAGACATTATagtattataaataatggTTGATATAACCTCAAACAGTAAGGAATACATTATGATGACCTGTTTTTTAGAGTTAGttatagaaaaaaaagaaacataaCATGATTTGCAAATATGAGACATTgtctaaattattattataatctATACACAAAGTATTACATTTGCAtttgatttaaagaattacTTTATGTATAAAAACATAGATTAGCAGatatgatttttcaaaaattgacTTCTTGAGTAGTTTAATATCATATCAAAGGTTTAATTGTATCGATTGCAAAATGTAAATTGGATTTACTCCATTACAATTGTATTATCGGTTTGTATTGGTATTACTTTGAAAGTATCAATTATCTTTTATGTATGAATCCTTAATATATGGTGATTTTATTGCATACTATCTTGCCCATTCCTTATAGAATTTATATAGTATAATCCTCTGACTGCTGTTGTGTATATTAACATTTATACATACATAGTATGATCAGATATTTTTAGTTTCCtattgtaatttttttatgttGTTATACAAAGTTTATTACCTCCAGATATCTTAGGAAATTATGAAAaagtaatatataaaaataaaaaggaaaaataaatataaagacAAAATCAGGTGAAATCAGGTGAACACGCATTTTCAAATTAGTACCAATTGTATAGTGGCAGTTAGTTATATTTACCTTCATAGTTTAAActtaaaacatttaaaatcGAGATAATAGAACCATAAATATGAGCTGTATATTTCAAAGTCAGAACAAAATTATAACATTGTTGATATAgttcaatatattaaagcatAATTGTATAATGTCTTTGTTCCCGTTATGTTGACAGCTAGCTTAAACATACCTACATTTTTGGCAATGAAGCGTCTTAGCCATTGTCTTTATCTCGCGTCGGTATTCGTCGAATGCTGACGCGAGACTAAGTGAGAAAAGCatagaagaaaatttatgAAGTTTTCCGCGACAAGGAAAAACAAACGGAGAGTATGGACAGACGCAGTTGTCGCTATTAGCAAAGACTCATACTATATTGCTGCATGTTAATGTAAAATAATGCACATAGATATGATTAGTATTAggatataaaatataattagcAAAGCTggaaattaatatttttgctTAGGAAGTTATTGGTagtaaatttttgatatgGCAATTGCAGTtgataattgaaaaaatataaaaagttGAACAAGTCTACAAAAactaaattataaataactTTTTACTCCCTGGGTGATTAACTAaacttttatattaaactaaaattataaaagtAGGTCGCAGCATTTATGCTAGGATCATATAGTAAcctttcaaatatatttattaacgaaataatacttttgaaaaatgtttaTTAGTATTATTTCATATGGACCATGGAGCATAAAAGGGTCCAGTACAAAATATTCTAAAGAGTTAGTGTATGGTGAAATTGATGACTCTCAACTCAGCACTATTTTTTATCAACTGGgaattaattataatgaaaGGAGCTTTACCAAACGAATTCCTTCAGCCATAAATTTTATGCTTGAGCAATTCAGAGCAGAAACTAAAGTAATAATTGCAATTGGAAAACAAAATACAAGTACCCTCATAATACTGGCACCATGTTGGAtaaattccaaaaaaaaaaactcAGTCTTGAACATTGATCTGGAGGAAGTGAATAGGGTGACAGTTTCTAAAATAAATGCCATGGAAACATACGCACCAACTATTTTTCCAGATTCAATGGAAATGGGCACACTCACACAACAGAATAATTATGTAACAGAaataagaaatataaaCTTTGTTACAATTAGAAGTCTGAAAAAATACTACCCAATTATGTACATAAATTGTTCAAAAAAAGACATTACACTGTCAATGGAACATTCTAAATATTGTACACAATTCTTTGATGGATTAATGAAACACAGTCCTTTTAAATATGTGAGCCTTCTGCGATATCCAATCCAGTACGAAATGAAGATGGATGGTGTAGTAAGGAGGGAAAAGATAATTAAGTTTTCTAGCAATGAACATCGTCTTGGAAATATTGTCCTAATGTGTAGAAATCGCTCCCAGAACAGatatgaaattatttcCCAAAGTGAAAATgtttatttgaaagaagaatatattaaacGAGTAGGTGATTATAGATACTATAGGACTATAGGAACTTTGACAGCAGCTTCTAGACCGGAAGATGATGATTGgagatttgaaaaattcgCCCAATTACCCACGTATTATGAAGCGATGACAACATAAAGAGcaacatattttatttttttatataatatcttCGTTACAAACTTTATGTTCTTCAACTCTAATATACCAATCATTTCTCTTCATCCATCTACAGCTTAATATGTAGacaatatcatttatataCCATATACTTAAGCTCAATATATAAGCAAAAATACCACTACTCAGTGAAATCCAGAACTTTATGTCATACAGTATAGACTTATGGTCCTCAtacttattattaataaaatctaTAATAACTATAATAGCAG
The sequence above is drawn from the Tetrapisispora phaffii CBS 4417 chromosome 2, complete genome genome and encodes:
- the TPHA0B00130 gene encoding uncharacterized protein — its product is MCFSATHKDEWYADVRIKRWKENNYYIKPSWDIPCQNFVLVPSI
- the TPHA0B00120 gene encoding uncharacterized protein encodes the protein MVDKKIRNKKSRYHKMKLSNIFGILVTLLVCVSGSFPYYDQFALTTTSCLYQYFDVEDPVKYKIAWWGSFLASPGGPIRWIEKMQDTCDACKADHKDPENTDCEDGIFDLVTGAIQNVVTGTMGWNSGLRLNNALFDGHLNKRNFVLLAAVLIVWVAYIWD
- the TPHA0B00140 gene encoding uncharacterized protein; its protein translation is MFISIISYGPWSIKGSSTKYSKELVYGEIDDSQLSTIFYQLGINYNERSFTKRIPSAINFMLEQFRAETKVIIAIGKQNTSTLIILAPCWINSKKKNSVLNIDLEEVNRVTVSKINAMETYAPTIFPDSMEMGTLTQQNNYVTEIRNINFVTIRSLKKYYPIMYINCSKKDITLSMEHSKYCTQFFDGLMKHSPFKYVSLLRYPIQYEMKMDGVVRREKIIKFSSNEHRLGNIVLMCRNRSQNRYEIISQSENVYLKEEYIKRVGDYRYYRTIGTLTAASRPEDDDWRFEKFAQLPTYYEAMTT
- the TPHA0B00100 gene encoding uncharacterized protein, producing MDFLFFILLGPTIADDQTSDLEEYQVMTEALGNGSFAVTSNPKLFKLSLWGAFFHEGTSTAWDLFRCCKTCESWNEVAQSTECDQAARSAIRTVVLGGLLAAGSANGVFRNKRELSSHHAHWTNSMVNGVKSGLYPSLDYHSHYTDSMEKLSYVILGTEKGEPIMNVTLSSESYGNGVVTAKAALTNSTLSKREANLFPLCYGQVSVDYCRNENYLLSTSSSGVYDAATVISNHAAPNGVNDSGYDDYLFDYYKTYVCDEANKNCDWYGSFRLWYADNTNIYEWSKCDNGL